The Branchiostoma floridae strain S238N-H82 unplaced genomic scaffold, Bfl_VNyyK Sc7u5tJ_1588, whole genome shotgun sequence genome window below encodes:
- the LOC118408463 gene encoding tetraspanin-33-like isoform X2 produces the protein MELGGRRERQQRQQLRHRRQKRVTAISPLVKYSLFVFTFFFWLIAGALLGIGIYARVEKGQVNAVVDLLADPAIVLIVVGSLAWILGFFGCVGALRENICLLKTYCYVLLILFVLQLVGAILGFVFSDKVEEHIGNLVETAIEKYRDDIDLQNLIDWTQKEFQCCGGKDGFKDWHQHNRYFNCSEENLSRERCGVPYSCCRPEGEEVVINTMCGYDFAPDATPTEAIDRIYIRSCIFAVADWARENLFLLGGIAMGLAIPQLLGIVLSRLLVNQIMVEQGFQNGF, from the exons ATGGAGCTGGGCGGGAGGAGAGAGAGACAACAGCGGCAACAACTGCGTCATCGCCGTCAGAAACGCGTCACGGCCATCAGTCCGCTCGTCAAGTATTCTCTCTTCGTCTTCACCTTTTTCTTCTGG CTGATAGCAGGTGCCCTACTAGGGATCGGGATCTATGCACGTGTGGAGAAGGGACAGGTGAACGCCGTGGTGGATCTGCTGGCAGATCCAGCCATCGTGCTGATCGTGGTGGGATCCCTGGCCTGGATCCTGGGCTTCTTCGGCTGCGTGGGAGCACTGCGGGAGAACATATGTCTTCTGAAAACT TACTGCTATGTTCTGCTGATCCTGTTTGTACTACAGTTGGTGGGAGCCATACTGGGATTTGTATTCTCTGATaag GTGGAGGAACACATAGGAAACCTGGTGGAGACAGCCATTGAGAAGTACCGGGATGACATTGACCTTCAGAACCTTATCGACTGGACACAGAAGGAG TTCCAGTGCTGTGGAGGGAAGGATGGTTTTAAAGACTGGCATCAGCACAACCGGTACTTCAACTGTTCCGAGGAGAACCTGAGTCGGGAGAGGTGTGGGGTTCCCTACTCCTGCTGCAGACCTGAGGGGGAGGAG GTTGTGATCAACACCATGTGTGGCTACGACTTTGCTCCAGATGCTACG CCAACTGAGGCCATAGATAGGATCTACATCCGCAGCTGTATCTTTGCTGTGGCAGACTGGGCCAGGGAGAACCTGTTTCTGTTAGGAGGGATCGCTATGGGCCTGGCTATTCCACAG CTTCTGGGCATTGTGCTGTCTCGGCTACTGGTCAACCAGATCATGGTGGAACAGGGCTTCCAAAATGGATTCTGA
- the LOC118408463 gene encoding tetraspanin-33-like isoform X1, with amino-acid sequence MELGGRRERQQRQQLRHRRQKRVTAISPLVKYSLFVFTFFFWLIAGALLGIGIYARVEKGQVNAVVDLLADPAIVLIVVGSLAWILGFFGCVGALRENICLLKTYCYVLLILFVLQLVGAILGFVFSDKVEEHIGNLVETAIEKYRDDIDLQNLIDWTQKEFQCCGGKDGFKDWHQHNRYFNCSEENLSRERCGVPYSCCRPEGEEVVINTMCGYDFAPDATPTEAIDRIYIRSCIFAVADWARENLFLLGGIAMGLAIPQLVGILLSRVFINQIQDERELANQEARL; translated from the exons ATGGAGCTGGGCGGGAGGAGAGAGAGACAACAGCGGCAACAACTGCGTCATCGCCGTCAGAAACGCGTCACGGCCATCAGTCCGCTCGTCAAGTATTCTCTCTTCGTCTTCACCTTTTTCTTCTGG CTGATAGCAGGTGCCCTACTAGGGATCGGGATCTATGCACGTGTGGAGAAGGGACAGGTGAACGCCGTGGTGGATCTGCTGGCAGATCCAGCCATCGTGCTGATCGTGGTGGGATCCCTGGCCTGGATCCTGGGCTTCTTCGGCTGCGTGGGAGCACTGCGGGAGAACATATGTCTTCTGAAAACT TACTGCTATGTTCTGCTGATCCTGTTTGTACTACAGTTGGTGGGAGCCATACTGGGATTTGTATTCTCTGATaag GTGGAGGAACACATAGGAAACCTGGTGGAGACAGCCATTGAGAAGTACCGGGATGACATTGACCTTCAGAACCTTATCGACTGGACACAGAAGGAG TTCCAGTGCTGTGGAGGGAAGGATGGTTTTAAAGACTGGCATCAGCACAACCGGTACTTCAACTGTTCCGAGGAGAACCTGAGTCGGGAGAGGTGTGGGGTTCCCTACTCCTGCTGCAGACCTGAGGGGGAGGAG GTTGTGATCAACACCATGTGTGGCTACGACTTTGCTCCAGATGCTACG CCAACTGAGGCCATAGATAGGATCTACATCCGCAGCTGTATCTTTGCTGTGGCAGACTGGGCCAGGGAGAACCTGTTTCTGTTAGGAGGGATCGCTATGGGCCTGGCTATTCCACAG CTGGTAGGCATCCTCCTGTCCAGGGTCTTCATCAACCAGATACAGGATGAAAGGGAACTGGCCAATCAGGAGGCCCGGTTGTAA
- the LOC118408462 gene encoding protein slit-like gives MTVSDFLLLVAFASWILACSSLPTQCVVEKRHLTFAERTRTSVYCNRLGLVTWPGEIPSSTYRLDLAHNNIKNVSSFPPLPYLYLLDLSYNSIETVSWMSLRTLPALQILSLQGNRLQYVQLNTVIAYLPKLSNINLSLNKLASFSQYVLGWPQVTSIIINDNPFRCDCELSWLIDKVTCLEACKWSNRQTCCLSCSACFLVLNGGFDCKSPSQLYQRHLFTVPTQLLGCGPTQTAKTELPTIENGTFLINHSTQAELWKKVNATESYQNKSSAKIPTSANDQTSAYNVTYPTESTETKSPKREKHTILYIIIFGIEICAVLACIACLVRLMKKTNLCCNRQDLNVNNIPLR, from the coding sequence ATGACTGTAAGTGACTTCTTGTTACTCGTTGCCTTTGCATCTTGGATCTTAGCATGTAGTAGTCTACCAACTCAATGTGTAGTCGAAAAGAGACATCTTACGTTTGCTGAGCGTACACGTACATCAGTCTACTGTAACAGACTGGGACTTGTGACATGGCCTGGGGAGATACCATCCAGCACTTATCGACTCGATCTTGCTCACAATAACATCAAGAACGTCTCGTCCTTTCCGCCACTACCATATCTGTACTTGTTAGACCTGAGCTATAATTCCATCGAAACTGTGTCCTGGATGTCTCTGCGGACTTTGCCAGCTTTGCAAATTCTCTCTCTACAAGGAAACCGACTGCAGTACGTCCAACTCAACACCGTCATTGCATATCTGCCAAAGCTGAGTAACATAAATCTGAGTCTAAACAAGCTTGCATCATTCTCTCAATACGTGCTAGGATGGCCACAGGTGACCAGCATAATAATCAACGACAACCCGTTTCGCTGTGACTGTGAGCTTTCCTGGCTGATCGACAAAGTCACATGTTTAGAAGCATGTAAATGGAGCAATCGACAGACCTGCTGTTTGTCATGTTCTGCTTGTTTTCTTGTTCTGAACGGAGGTTTTGACTGCAAGAGTCCGAGTCAACTGTATCAGCGACATTTGTTCACTGTGCCCACCCAGCTATTGGGCTGTGGACCGACCCAGACAGCCAAGACCGAACTTCCAACCATAGAAAATGGCACTTTCCTCATCAACCATTCAACACAAGCCGAATTGTGGAAGAAAGTGAACGCAACAGAGTCCTATCAGAACAAAAGTTCAGCAAAGATCCCAACAAGTGCTAATGACCAGACCAGTGCATACAACGTTACATATCCCACGGAATCAACAGAGACAAAGAGCCCAAAAAGGGAAAAACATACAAttctttatatcattattttcgGGATTGAAATTTGTGCAGTTTTAGCTTGCATTGCCTGCCTTGTACGACTCATGAAAAAGACAAATCTGTGCTGCAATCGGCAGGATCTTAATGTCAACAACATCCCCTTGCGTTAA